The DNA window AGGATGTCGGGCACGCAGCTCGCCTGGGCGTTCGGTATGGCGAGGTAGACGGCGTCCACGGGGTGGCGTTCGAGCGTCGCTTCGAGGTCGTCCAGCCCGCCGAGCACTGGCCGCTCGAGGCAGGTGTCACGGCGAGCGCGTGGGCGATGCGAGATGAAATAGGCCACGTTGATACCGGTCCATGAGTTGCGTTCGAGTGTCCGCACGGTGATCTGCCCGAGCCGACCGACGCCGATCACCGCGGCGTGGCGGAGGTTCCAGCCGCGCCGACGGAGCATTCGCAGGAACGTGCGGAAGGCAAGCCTGTTGATGCCGAGGAAGACGGGCAGGAGCACGGCGAGCCATCCGAGTTGCGTGCGGCCCGCGTCGAGATGCAGTGCCCTTGTCGAGCCATCGGTGATGACCGCGTTGCCGACCAGCCAGAGGACCACGACGACAAGCAGCATCGAGAGCATCGACGCGCGCAGGATGGCGCCCTGCTCGCTCCACACGGAGCGGTCGCGCCGAGCGCGGTACAGCCCGTTGGCGCGCATGACGACGATCGTGATCGGCACGACGAACGCAACGAGCGGGTTCTTGAAGTAACTCTCCCAGAACTCGGGCAAGGCCGGGAAGTAGCCCTCGCAGGTGAGGCGCCGGATCGCCCAGGCCGCATAGCAAGCCACCGAGATCACGAAGCAATCCCAGAGGCCCAGCAGGGCGACGAGAAGGCGGTGCTGTTGCTTGACCACGCGGTTCCCTCCGTCGAGGCGGCGCCGGTCCTTCGGCGCGGGCCAGTCTCCCCCAACGTGCACCGGGCTGTCAATACGACGGACTCGCGGCGGCCGCACCACTCCACCCGATCAGCGGCCCGCGACACTCGGCCAGTCCCCGCCGGTTCGAGGCTGGGGCGTCAGGCGGCCGACCTCCTCGATCAGCCGTCGCTGCTCGGTGGTCAGGATAGCCGGGTTCGGGGGGATGATCCGCACAATGGCGTACAGGTCTCCGATTCGGCCGTCGGCGGCTTGGATGCCCTTGCCCTTGACCCGCAATCGACGGCCGCTGGGCGTGCCGGCGGGTACGGTCAGTTCGATGGGCCCGTCCAGAGAGGGAATGGGCACGCGCCCACCGAGCGTGGCCTCGGCGATAGTCAGGGGTAGGTCGAAGACGAGGTCCAGCCCCGAACCGGGCCTGGAGCCGCCTTCACGACGAAAGAGCGCGTGGGGCAGAACCCGTACCCGGAGGATCAGGTCGCCAGGCTTGCCGTTCGGGCGGGCGGAAGCCTTCCCGGCCCCTCGGACCCGGAGTCGCGCACCGTCCTCCGTGCCGGCGGGTACCGCAACTTGGATCGTTCGGCCATCTACGGGCGACCGGAAGGACTCCTGCCCCCCCTTGGCCGCCAGAAGGAAGGGGACCGGCAGCTCGGCCTCGACGTCGGCACCGCGGGCGGAACCACGAGTGGCCCGCGTGCCGGCGGTCGAGCCGAAGCCTGCGGAACCGGCTCGGCCGCCGAAGAAGGCATCGAACATCGAGCCGAGATCGTCCATGTCGACGCCTTCGGGGAAGCCGCCGCCGGTGGAGGACCATGAATAGCGTGCCCCCGCACTGCCGCCGCCCTGAGAGGCGGCCGCGTGTCCGAGCCGGTCGTACATGCCCCGCTTCTTCTCGTCGGAGAGGACGTCGTAGGCCTGCTGGAGTTCGGCGAAGCGTTCCGCGGCGTCGGGGGCCTTGTTCACATCCGGATGGAGTTGCCGCGCCTTCGTCCGGTAGGCGCGCCGGATGTCGTCAGCGGAGGCGCCGCGTGTGACGCCGAGAATCTCGTAGTAATCGCGCACGGACATCTGTTGACTGTATGTCGGAGACGAGCGATCGCGAGCCAGCGACGGTCAGTGCCCGTTGTGGTCGTGATCGTCGTGCTCGCCACCCTGCTCGCCGGCCGGGGCGGGCAGGTCGTCCGGACGGCGGATGAACATGCACTCGACCTCGAAGACGAGGGTGGCGTTCGGGGGAATGCGTCCGTTCCCCGCGCCGCTCGCGCCGTAGGCCTGATCGGGCGGGAGGATGAACTTACGGACATCGCCGAGGCGCATGCCGTAGGTCGCGGTCCGCCAGCCGGGGATGAGTCGTCCTGGCGCCTGGTAGGTCAGCGGGCGGCCGCCGGGGCGGAGGGAGGAGTCGAACATCGTGCCGTCGGTGAGCCAGCCGCTGTAGTGGAAGGAGACCTGGTCGTTGTCGTCGAGGGCGACACCCTCGGAGCCGGAGCGCATGATGATGACCTTGACGCCGTCGTCGCGGTCTTGGAGCCGGAACGGATGGTCGAACCGCTCGTAGGAGTAGTTCGCGTCGCCTGCCGCGCCCCAGACGACCTTGCCGTCGGCGTCGTACCCGCGGTCGGCGGTGGTGAGGCGATTGCGTGTGATGGTCAGTTCGCTGGTCATCTCGACCGCGCCTCCTGCGGCCGTGGGGTAGGGGTAGGGTGTCTTGCCCTTGTAGCCATCGCCGTCGCGGCTGAGCGCGAGGTCAAGGGTGGCGATGAGGGAATCGCGTGGCACGTCGGGAAAGAGGCCGGGGGTGAGCCAGATGCCGGTCATCATGCCGACGGTCTCGTGCTCCGGGTTGCGGAACTCGAGCGTGCGGAGTCGGACGTTACCCGAGTGGCGGTACAACTGGAAGATGGCGCGCCTGTACGGGCGGTGCAGCGCGTCGGCGCGTGCGATCTCGGCGTAGAGGGCGTCGGGGATCTGGGAGAGACGGACCGGGGTGACGGTCATGACGATCTCGACGGAGCCGCCGCCGTCCGCGACGGCCACGCCCGAGGTCGTGCGCCACGACCCGCTGAGCATGTCGGCGATGCGTCCGAACTCGGGGTCCGACCACGCGGGCGTGTACGACAGCTCGACCGGGGCGGCGGGTGGAGCGGGCTGTGGTCCGTCCTGAGCGAACGAGGTGGCGGCGGCGAGCGCCGCCGCGCCGATCGCGCACGATGCGAGCAGCCTGGTGATGGACGCCTTGATCATGGTTCCGATCTCCATCCTTCGGTCGATCCGTTGGCGGATCAGGCCAGTTCGGGGAACATGCGCCGCACGACGCCGACGAGATCCTTCACGTGCGCGACGGACTCGGCGAAGAGTTTCTGCTCGTCGGGCTGGAGCTTGAACTCGACGATCCGCTCGACGCCGGCGGAGCCGAGCACGGCGGGGACGCCGACGAAGTATCCGCCGACGCCGAACTCGCGGTCGCAGTATGCGGCGCTGGGGATGATGCGTTTCTTGTCCTTGACGATGGCCTCGACCATCTGGACGGTTCCGCTGGCGGGCGCGTAGTAGGCGCTGGTGCCCATGAGTTTGACGATTTCGCCGCCGCCGACCTTGGCGCGTTCGACGCAGGCGTCGATCTTTTCCTTGGGGAGCAGGTCGGCGATGGGGATGCCGTGGACGCTGGTGAGGCGCGGGAGGGGGACCATGTCATCGCCGTGCCCGCCGAGGAGCAGGGCGGAGATGTCCTCGATCGAGCAGCCGAGTTCCATGGCGAGGAACGCGCGGAACCGAGCCACGTCCAGCGCGCCGGCCTGCCCCATGATCCGGGAGGTTGGGAAGCCCGTCGCCTTCCACGCCGTGTAGACCATCGCGTCGAGTGGGTTCGAGACGACGATGACGATGGACTTCGGGGCGTGCTCGGCGACCTGCTCGGAGACGCTCTTGACGATCTTGACGTTGGTCTCGATGAGGTCGTCGCGGCTCATGCCGGGCTTGCGGGGAAGGCCGGCGGTGATGACGACGACGTCGGAGCCGGCGATGTCGCGGTAGTCGCTGGTGCCAACGACGCGCGAGTCGAAGCGCTCGATCGGTCCGCAGCAGAGGAGGTCGAGGGCCTTGCCCCTGGCGACGCCGTCGCGGTCGGGGATGTCAAGGAGCACGATGTCGCCGAGTTCCTTGGCGGCGGCCCAGTGGGCGCAGGTCGCCCCGACGTTTCCGGCGCCGATCACCGCAATCTTCGCACGACGCATGGGTCTCTCCGGGTTCGCCAGCGGCGGCGTCCGCCGCGGCGGGCGGGACTATAGCCGGGCAGCATCCCGACAGGCCGCGCACCCGCTTCCGAGGACGCCACGGGGGCATGGTGGCCAGGTGCAGCCAGGCCGGCGCGAACAGCGACCCGAAGTCGCACCGAAGCGCTTGATCCGGCGCCGGGAACCGCTGAAACTGTCGGGTGTGCCCCGCCCGACGCGCGGTGTGTTCACGCACCTTCGGTTCACGCCATTCGAGGGAGAGAAGACGATGAACTTCGCTGCACGCTTCGGCCTGTGCTCGACGATCGCCCTGGTTTCAACCTGCACGCTCTCGGTCGCGCAACCGACCTACTGGGTGACCAAGGAGACGACGCTCTACCGCTTCAAGCAGGGCGGGCCGGTGAAGACGTTCCAGTTGAGCGATCGAATCCGGGGGCTTGGCGCGCGATCGGACGGGTCGCTGTTCGCGGTCAGCCCGGTCCTGCCCGACAACGATGAGCCGGAGTTCTACCACATCTTCAACCCGTTCGCGGCGCACGTGAGCCTCACGCCGACGGACGTGCAGACGGTCGCGTTCTCCTCCGTCACGGAGGTCGGCAACGTGCTGTACGGGACGGGCGGTCCGGGGAACCTGTACCTGATCGACCCGTCCAACAACTACCAGCCGACGCTGATCGGTTCCACGGGCCTGGCCGACGTCGGCGGGCTTGCCTACGACGCCCTCTCGGGCACGCTCTACGCGCTCGACAACGCGACCGACGGCCTCTACCCGATCGACTTCGGATCGGGCGCGGCGGGACCGCTCATCGGCACGCTCGGGATCGACTCCGATTCCTGCGGCATCGAGTTCCTGAACGGGACGCTCTACGCCGCGATCCAGAACATCACCGACGACAAGTTCCAGATCGGGACCATCGACACCTCGTCGGGGGCGTTCTCGCCGTTCTTCGACCTGCTCGACTTTGCGGAGCGGAGCGCCACCGGCTTCGCGCTCGTGCCCGCGCCGTCGGGTCTGGCCTTGCTGGGCACAGCGGGGCTCGTGCTGGCGCGCCGGCGGCGCGGCTGAGCCGACCCCCTTACCCTCGGGGCATGGAGATCGACCCGGAGCGTCTCACGGTCGCCGAGCGGTACAAGCTGCTGATCGGTTGCATCGTCCCGCGCCCGATCGCGTTCGTTTCGACCGTCTCTCCCGACGGGCGGCCAAACCTTGCACCGTTCTCGTTCTTCGCGGGCGTCGGCTCGAACCCGATGACGCTGCTCTTCTGCCCGGCGAACGACGCCGAGGGCGACGAGAAGGACACGCTGCGCAACTGCAAGCCGGAGAGCGAAGGCGGCACCGGCGAGTTCGTGGTGAACCTGGCGAGCGAGCGGTATGCGCACCTCGTTGCGGCCGCCGCGGAGCCGCTGCCGCACGGGGAGAGCGAGTTTGACCTGACGGGACTGACGCCCGCGCCGAGCGTGGTCGTGCGTCCGCCGCGCGTCGCGGAGTCGCCGGTCGCGTTCGAGTGCCGGACGGAACAGGTGATCCGCACGAATCCGGGCGAGCCGGCGGGTGGGAACGTGGTGATCGGGCGG is part of the Synechococcales cyanobacterium CNB genome and encodes:
- a CDS encoding undecaprenyl-phosphate glucose phosphotransferase yields the protein MVRPPRVRRIDSPVHVGGDWPAPKDRRRLDGGNRVVKQQHRLLVALLGLWDCFVISVACYAAWAIRRLTCEGYFPALPEFWESYFKNPLVAFVVPITIVVMRANGLYRARRDRSVWSEQGAILRASMLSMLLVVVVLWLVGNAVITDGSTRALHLDAGRTQLGWLAVLLPVFLGINRLAFRTFLRMLRRRGWNLRHAAVIGVGRLGQITVRTLERNSWTGINVAYFISHRPRARRDTCLERPVLGGLDDLEATLERHPVDAVYLAIPNAQASCVPDILRRLERFAVDVRIIPDVQPRYLPQSMTVSELDGMPILSYRECPLHGLGGLTKRAVDILGSSIGLLVFSPVMLACAIAVRLSGPGPIIFKQRRVSIGGETFKIYKFRTMYQVEDEQRPADARWTERNDPRITPVGRLLRRASLDELPQLLNVLKGQMSLVGPRPERPELIERFREDWRGYMIRQHVKAGMTGWAQVNGLRGDTSLKKRLQYDLHYIRHWSVWFDLKILWLTLFRGFVHRNAH
- the mdh gene encoding malate dehydrogenase; the protein is MRRAKIAVIGAGNVGATCAHWAAAKELGDIVLLDIPDRDGVARGKALDLLCCGPIERFDSRVVGTSDYRDIAGSDVVVITAGLPRKPGMSRDDLIETNVKIVKSVSEQVAEHAPKSIVIVVSNPLDAMVYTAWKATGFPTSRIMGQAGALDVARFRAFLAMELGCSIEDISALLLGGHGDDMVPLPRLTSVHGIPIADLLPKEKIDACVERAKVGGGEIVKLMGTSAYYAPASGTVQMVEAIVKDKKRIIPSAAYCDREFGVGGYFVGVPAVLGSAGVERIVEFKLQPDEQKLFAESVAHVKDLVGVVRRMFPELA
- a CDS encoding flavin reductase family protein, whose protein sequence is MEIDPERLTVAERYKLLIGCIVPRPIAFVSTVSPDGRPNLAPFSFFAGVGSNPMTLLFCPANDAEGDEKDTLRNCKPESEGGTGEFVVNLASERYAHLVAAAAEPLPHGESEFDLTGLTPAPSVVVRPPRVAESPVAFECRTEQVIRTNPGEPAGGNVVIGRVVHVHADEGVLNERFHADPDRLGTVARMGGHTYCRTRERFTLAIGRPSLGTPRPWEKQTGPPL